GGCGATCATCCCGCGCGTGATCAAAGCCGGCTTCGTGTTCGGCGGTTGCGGCGGGCACGGGCTAGTCCTGGCGAAGGACAAGGCCGGGAACTGGGGCGAGCCGGTCTTTATCAACATCGGCGGGGCCAGCGTCGGGTTGCAGGCCGGGGTCGAATCGACCGACGTGGTTCTCGTTTTCCGCTCCCGAAAGAGCCTCGATCGGTTGTTCGAAGGGAAAGGCAAGATCACGCTCGGGGTCGATGCGGCGGTGGCCGCTGGGCCGGTCGGTCGGACGGCCGCGGCCGCGACGGACGCGAAGCTCCAGGCCGAGATCATGTCGTATTCCCGGAGCCGCGGGTTGTTCGCCGGGGTGTCGCTGGACGGAGCCGCGATCCACGCGGACGCGAACAGCAATGCGCAATACCGAAGAGACGTCAGCCCGATGGACCGGAAATTGGCGGACGGGCTGAGGGCCAAATTGGTCGAACTGAGTGGGCCGCCGCCGGTGGTGGAAATCCGGCCCGGCCAACCGGCTCCGCCCGTCATTTACCCGCCCGTATCCCCGCTGCCGCCACGAGTTCCGCCGGTGCCAATGCCGCCGATGCCGGTGCCCCCCGGTGTCCCGCCGACGGTCCCGGTGCCGCCCGGCGTCCCGCCGACGGTTCCGACCCAGCCGTAAACGAATCTCTCCCGGCACGTGACTTGCAACTTTAATCTCGTGTTCGGGTAGGTTGCCTGCCCGCTTCTTGTGTCACACCGATTGAGGAGACCTCTCATGGCCGATATCAAAGGCAAAGTCGAAGACGTGGGCCAAAAGATCAGCGACGCCGCGAAAGCTGCCGGGCACAAGATTGCCGACGGGGCCGAACAAGCAGCCGACTGGGTCGGCGAAAAGACTGGTCTCGGCAGCAATAAAGAAGCCTGTGGCACCGCCAAATCGATCACCGACATCCGCGAGCACATGGACGTCATGGGGTCCTGTGGGAACAAGCTCGGGACGGTGGATCACGTTCAAGGCAGTTCGATCAAGCTGACCAAGAGCAGTAGCGCGGACGGCCACCACCACCTCATCCCGATGAGCTGGGTGTCCCGCGTCGACACGCACGTTCACCTGAATAAGAACTGCGGCGAAGCCAAGAAGGAATGGCAGCCGGCGTAACCGCAGGCTGGGAAGTGCGGATAGAAACGCAATGCGCGGGCGGCGCGGGTCAACAATTGATCCGCGCCGCCCGCGCCCGTTACGTAGGAGACGGGAGTAGGTTCTCCCCCGGTGTTCACGCACGTCACGGTCACGTCTCTTCCTTCGTCTGCTCTTTTGCCGCTTTCTGATCCGCGTCGAGCAAGTCGAGTAAGTTCGTCTCGATCGTCTGGCAGTAGGTGTCGAGTGGAAGGTGGGTGAGGTTGTAGACCGAGAACGGGCTCTGCAACTCGCGGCCGATTTGGTCGAGGGCGAGAATCGGGTACGCGACGAACAGCGTCACCAGTGGCGTCAGCCAGCCGACCCGTGTGATCAATGCGAACGGTAGGGCCAGCAGGAACAGGGCGATGAACTGGTGGATGGATACCGCGTAAGCCCGCGGGAGCGGGGTTTTGAGAATCCGCTCGCACCCGCCGAGGTGGTCGACGAGGGCAGCCCGTTCGCGCTCCGCCCGCTGAAACGCGAACGGGCTCATCCCGCCCGCGTCGACCGCTTCCCGGAGCATCCGGGCAACGGCGGTCATGACATTGAGTGCGGGGTGTCCGCTTCCGCCCGTCGCTCCCGGTGGTTGGCAGAGTACCTCTCGGGCGGCCGGGGCGAAGGCGGCGACCTTGCGGACGAAGTTGGCCCGCCAGGCCGCGTCGGGCGGACCGTAGGCGAGGGCGATTACGACCAGGTTGCGGGACTGGTTGACGATCCCGCCCCACAGCTTCCGGGCCTCCCACCAGCGGTCATATCCGGCGTTCGTGCGAAGAACGAGCAGCAGGCTCAAGGCCGCTCCACTCACCTCGTAAGGCGCGACGGCGATACTCAGGTCGGTCACGATCGCCCAATCGAGCAGGTAAATCAGGGCGGCGGCGATCGCGAACACGGCTGCTTGCCGAAACACCCGCCAGAGGTACATGAGGGCCGGACGGTCCAGCGGGAACACGTCGGTCCAGAATTCCGTCGGCAACGTCACTCTCACGAATTCCCTCGCAATCCCGTTCCGGTAAATCCGACACCCAGGGGGGCCAGGGGGGTCAGCGGCGGGAGCCTTCCCACCGATTCCCCCACCCCTTGTACAACGTGTCCAGATAGGTTTCCCACGCGGCCCGCGGCCGGGAACTCGGAAACGGTTCCGGAGAAACCGGCCCGGGCGAGGTGTAAACGATCTCGAACGCCGGGCCGGTTTTGACGCACGCGATGCGGGCCGTTCGCCAGGCGTGCATCGTCTCCGGGTCGATGCGGATTTTGCCCTCCGGGGCCTCGTACTCCTGGCCCTTGAACGCCTCCCGGACGCGCGGCGGGTCCGGGACGCCGGCCGCCTCGACCGCCTGCTTCCACAGGTAAACCGCCGCGTACGTCGCCTCGGCCGCGTCGCCGACCCGACGGGCCGGGTACTTCTCCCGGTGCCGCTTGACGAACGCCCGGTTGACCAGCGTGTCGATGCTCTCGAAGTACGGCGCGACGACGTAATCCCCGACCAACTCTTGCAACCGGAGGACCCGCATCTCCGACTCGTCGGCCGCGATCCAGAACGTCGGGACGCGGTCCGGCTTCACCCCGGCTGTCCACATCGCCTGGAAGTAGGCGATGTTGCTGGTCCCGTCCACCGTGTTCATCACGACGTCCGCCCCGGTATCCTGGATCTGTTTGACGATCGCACCGAAATCCGTTCCCTCCGGCGGGACGTAGGCTTCGCCGACGACGGTGGCCCCCAACTTCTTCAAATCGTCTGAGAGGATCTGGTGGGCCGCGTGGGAATAGACGTAATTAGAGCCGACGAGGAAGAACTTCCGCTTGTGCAGGTACGCGTAAGCCCAGCGGGTGGCCGGTTCGAGTTGCTGATTCGGGGCCCCGCACACGTAGACTACGGCCGGCTTCTGCTCCAAGCCTTCATACGTGGAGGAGAACACCAACAAGTTCCCCTTCTTCTCGCAAACGTCGGCCACCCGCTTGCGGCTCGGCGAGTTCCAACAGCCGAACACCACCGCCACTTGGTCTATGGTAATCAATTCCTCGGCCAGTTCTCCGGCCCGCAGTTCGTCGGAATGACCGTCGACGATCAACGGCACGACCTTCCGACCCAGGATGCCGCCCGCATCGTTGATCTCGTCGGCGGCCAGCGTCACGGCCTCGACCATCGACCGCCCGCTTTCCGAAAACGTGCCGCTGAGGGAGTGCAGCACGCCGACCTTGATGGGGTCGCCGGTGAACGGCCTGCCGTCGGGGTTCTCGTCGTCGGGATTCGCGCGGTGAATCGCGGAGAACGCGATCGCGGCGGCGAGCAGGACCACGAGAACCGCTGCCCCGATCAGGGGCCAGCGGTCCGCCCGCGCCTTCGGCGGCCCGTCGCCCCCGCCGGGGACGATTTCCCGCAATCGCTCGACCACCTCGGCCGCGCTCGCCGGCCGCTCGTCGGGGTTGCGACTGAGGAGCCGGCGGACAAGAGCGGCGGCCGGGCCGGGGAGCCGGGCGGTTGCTTCGTCGAGGTCAGGTACGTCGGTGTAAACGACCGCGTCGAGCAACTTCATCGTGTCCGGTTCGTGGTAGGGAAAGCGGCCCCAGAGCGACCGGAACAGGACACACCCGAGGGCGTACAGGTCGGTGCGGCCGTCGAGCGGGCCGCCGTAAATCTGTTCGGGGGCCATGTACCCCGCGGTGCCGATGGCCGCCTCGTCGCCGGTCAGGGCGGGGCCGGGGGTCAGTGTCTTGGCCAGGCCGAAGTCGAGGAGCTTGACCCGGCGGAAGGGTTGGCCCGGGCCGTCAGCATCGAGCCAGATGTTCGCCGGCTTGACGTCCCGGTGGATCAGCCCCCGCGCGTGGGCGTCCCGCAACCCTTCGGCCGCCCCGAGGGCGATCCGGAACGCCTCATCCGGGCGGAGACTAACACTCCGTTGGAGCCGGTCTTCCAGCGATTCGCCTTCGAGGTATTCCATCACCAGGTACGGCAAGCCGTTGTGCTCCCCGACCTGATAGATGGTGACGACGTGGTCGCTTTTGAGCGAGGCGGCCAGTTGGGCTTCGCGGAGGAACCGCGTGCGGAATTGCTCGTTGACCAGTTCGGGCAGGATCACCTTCACGGCCACCCGCCGCTTCAGCGCGATGTCTTCCGCCTCGTAAACCACGCCCATCCCGCCCCGGCCGATTTCGCGAACAATGCGGAACCCGCCGAGCCGTCCGAGTTCGTCCGGCCCTTGCGGTGGGGACAGCCCAGGAACGTGTACGGGATCTTTTCCAGCCTGGGCCCAGGGCCTGGTGTCAGCGTCTGGCACGGAGGCGAGGAGCCGGCGGCGTACCTCGGCGATCAATTCGGGGCAGTCCCGGCACAGGTCCTCGACGTCCGGCGCGTGTCCGGCGCGGCGGCCCTCCTCCCAGCGGGCGAGCAGGGCCTCCAGGCGCGGGTCCTCGGAAATCGGTTCGCCGGGAAGGCTAGACATCGTACTCCGGACGAAAACGGGAGACCCGCGTTCGCAAACGAGTCGTGGGCGAACGTCCGGTTAGTCTACCGCACGAACGGATGAGTAAGGAGGGGCATCCCCAATACGATAGGCGGCGGCGGCAATAAAATACCAGGGTAGCCAGGCCTCTCCGTACCCTGAAACCCAGAGTTCCGATCACATGTCGAATTTCCTTCACGGCGGGGCCACGCGACTGATCGAGGGGGTGGGGAAGTTCCGAAGGGGCGTATTCGGGACGAAGAAGAGCCTGTTCCACCGGCTCAAGGACGGACAGTCGCCGCTGGCCGTGTTCATCACCTGCTCCGACTCCCGGATCAACCCGAACCTGCTCACCCAGACCGAGCCGGGCGAACTGTTTATCCTGAGGAACGCGGGCAATCTCGTGCCCCCGCACTCGGCCGGCCCTTCGGGCGAAGGGGCCACTGTCGAATATGCCGTGACCAATCTGAAAATCCACGACGTGGTCGTCTGCGGCCACTCGCACTGCGGGGCCATGCAAGGCCTGCTATCCCCGGAAGCCCTGGAGAAGATGCCGACCGTCCGCGAATGGCTGCGGAACGCGGCTGCGGTCGTCACGGCCGTTGAGGCCAAGGGGCCGGGCCTGACCCCGGCCCAGAAACTGGAGTTGGCCGTCCAACAGAACACCCTGGTCCAGATCGAACACTTGAAGACGCACCCCGCGGTGGCCGAGGCGATGGCGGCCGGCCGCCTCCGGTTGCACGCCTGGGTGTACCACTTTGAAACCGGCGAGGTCGACGCGCACGACGCGGGATTGCAGCGGTTCGTGCCGCTCGCCGAGGCCACCCGCCCCCACTGGACCCCGGCGGACAAGCCTGCGGGACCGCTGGGCTCGATGATCTGACAGGGAAGAAAAGCCCAACCGTTGCGCGCCGGAGTGCGAGTTCGTCGCCCCGCACCATCTCGCCCGGGTTGCCCCCCCGGGCCGGTTTCCGGTAGTGTGAAGACATGGCGCCGGTCTCGGCGCTCAGAAAACCCGCTTTAAAGGACTGCCGATGCCCGCCGCGCCACTCTCTCAATACGCCGTTCAACTCCGCCCCACCGATAACATCGCTGTCGCCGCCAAACCGATCCCGGCGGGAACCGAAATCACGTTCGAAGGCGCGACCCTGAAAGTCCCGGGCGCCGTCAAGATGGGCCACAAGTTCGCGGTCCACCCGATCAAAGAAGGCGACCCCGTTCTCAAATTCGGGCAGATCATCGGGTTCGCCGGGCGGAAAATTGTGGTCGGGGAGCACGTCCACGTCCAGAACGTCAAGGCAGAGAAGTTCGAGCGGGACTACGCGTTCGGGGTCGACCGGCCCGCGCCGCTGCCGCCGCCGGCCGAGTGGCTGAGTTTCATGGCCTACGACCGCGGGGCCGACCGCCCGGACCACCAGCGGTACGGGACGCGAAACTACGTGGCCATCATCAGTACGGTGAACTGCTCGGCCAGCACGAGCAAGTACATCGCCGAGCGGGTTCGCGCGTCGAACATCCTGGCCCAGTTCCCGAACGTGGACGGGGTCGTGCCGATCGTCCACCGCGGCGGCTGCGCGATGCAGTACGAGGGGCCGGACCACAAGCAGCTCGAGCGCGTCCTGGCCGGTTTCGCCAAGCACCCGAATATCGGGGCGTACATCCTGGTCGGCCTCGGGTGCGAGATCGTCCAGGCCACGCACCTGGTCGAACACGAAGGATTGATCCAGATCGGCGGCACCAAAAATGCGCCGATCATCCTGACCATCCAGGAGTCCGGCGGGATCGGCAAGACGGTGGAGGCCGGCGTCAAGGCGGTCCAAGACCTGCTCCCGCGCGTCAACAACGCCCGGCGGGTGCAGGTGCCGGCCAAGCACATTATCCTGGGCACCAACTGCGGCGGGTCGGACGGCAACAGCGGCGTGACCGCGAACCCGGCTCTGGGCGTGGCGTCGGACCTGATCGTGCAGCAGGGCGGCACCACCATACTCGGCGAAACGACCGAGATTTACGGGGCGGAACACATCCTGACCCGCCGGGCGGTGAGCAAGGAGGTGGGCGAAAAGCTCGTCGAGCGGATCAAGTGGTGGGAGTGGTACACGGGCGTGTTCGGGGCCGAGATCAACAACAACCCGTCGCCGGGCAATAAAGAGGGCGGGCTGACGACGATTTACGAAAAGTCCCTCGGCGCGATCGCCAAGGCGGGCAGCACGGCGATGGTGGACGTGGTCCAGTACGCCGAGCCGGTGCGGGCGAAGGGCTTCGTGGTCATGGATACACCGGGGTACGACCCGGTGAGCATGACCGGGATCGTAGCCGGCGGGGCGAACGTCGGCGTGTTCACGACCGGCCGCGGCTCGGTCTACGGGTGCAAGCCGGTCCCCTCGATCAAGGTATCCACGAACACGCCGCTGTTCGTGAAAATGGAATCCGACATGGACCTGGACGCCGGCAAGATTCTGGACGGCGTGACGGTCGAGAAGGTCGGCCGCGAGCTGTTCGACCTGATCCTCGACACCGCGAGCGGCAAGAAAACGAAGAGCGAGATCCACGGCGTCGGCGAGGAAGAATTCGCCCCGTGGTCGATCGGCCCGACGTTGTAAAGGATCGCCCCAGAGGGCCTTGAAACTTCTGGCCGTCGTATGGCCCAGGGCGTTGCCCTGGGCTGAGAACTACCAGCCCTTCAGGCTGAAAACCAGCCCGTCACCACCGCGCAACATCTCATTTTTGCCCGCGTGAAGTGTAACAGTGCTTGTCATCCTCGCCATCGAACCCGTCTTGTCCAGATTTTTCGGTTTGGCTATAAGGGCTTGCCAATTGTAGAACTTACAAACGCGGTCGGTGGTGAATACCGGACCGAAGTGACGGTCGGCAAACCGTCACGCCGACACCCGAGCGAACAAAGCCGCGAAGCGGGCACCCGTTATGAATAACCGGAACTTCTTTCGCGCCCTCAGATATTCGGCCCCGTACCGCAACCAACTCATCGTTTCCGCCGTGGCCGCGCTCTGTGTGGCCGGGCTCTGGAGCCTCAACCTCTCCGCGATTTACCCCGTTCTCCGCATCTTCAGTGATAACAAAAACTTGCAGGAATGGGTCGACGAACGAATCGCCGAGAGCCGGAAGAAAGCGGAAGACCCGGAACGCCTCAAGCAGATTGAGGAAAACCGCCGGTTTCTCACATTTCTGGGCCAAAGTTCTCCGGAGCGGCACCGGGACCAGGCACTCCAGGATCGCGCCCGCGAGTTGGCCCGGATGGAAGGCGAACTGGAGCAGTTGAATACGCAGATTTACCGTTACCAACTTCTCAAGTCGTTGGTCATCGAACATTTGCCCACGAACCGCTTCGAGACCTTCCTTTGGATCATGGCCGCGCTCATTATCGGCGTGGCAATCAAGGGCGTGTTTGAATTCTGGCAGGATTACCTCGTCGGGGCGGTGGTCAGCCGGTCGCTGTTCGACATGCGGAACCGCTTCTACCGCGCGGCCGTCCACCAGGACACGCGGCAGATTCAGGAAGTCGGGACGCCGGAACTCATGTCTCGCGTGACCAACGACATGGAGCAGATCGGAACCGGGATGAAGATCCTGTACGGGAAGATGGTGGTCGAACCGCTCAAGGCGGCCGGGTTCATGATCTTCGCGTGCATGATTAGCTGGAAGCTGACGCTGGTGTTCGTCGTCCTCGTACCCCCCGCGCTGATCGCGCTGACGCGGGTGAGCCGGCTCATGAAGAAGGCCGCCCGGCGGGTACTCGAACGCATGTCCGAGATGTACAAGGTTCTCCGCGAGACGTTCGACGGCATCAAAGTCGTGAAGGCGTTCACGATGGAGCCGGCCGAGCGGCGGCGGTTCCGCAGGGTCACGCACGACTACTACCGGCGGTCGATGCGGGTCATCATCCTCGACGCGATCACCGGCCCGATCGTCGAACTGTTCGGCGTCGCCGGCGTCGGCCTCGCGCTCGTCGCCGGGGCGTATTTGGTGCTGGAAGTTAAGACGGAGATCACCATTTTCGGCTTCGCGATCGAGATGACCGATCAGCAGATGGACTTCCAGACCCTGCTCACCCTCTACGCCTTCCTGGCCGCCATCGCCGACCCGGTCCGCCGGCTGTCCAGCGTGTACAGCAAGATCCAGTCCGGGTCCGCCGCGGCCGACCGCGTATTCGCCCTGTACGACAAGATCCCGAAGATCACGCCGAACGCCGACGGTCCCGTCGTCCCGCAGCACGCCGAGACGATCGAGTTCCGCAACGTCTGCTTCTCCTACGTTCCCGGGCACGAGCCCGGCACGCTGAACAACATCGATTTGTTCGTCCGGGCCGGCGAAACCATCGCCATCGTCGGGCCGAATGGCTGCGGGAAATCGACGCTGCTCGGACTCCTCGCCCGGTTCTACGACCCGGACTACGGCAGCGTGTACGTCGACGGCGTGAACTTGCGGGCGGCCAACCTCCGCAGCCTGCGGAAGCAGATCGGCCTGGTCACGCAAGACACGGTGATGTTCAACGACACGATCGCGAACAACATTGCCTACGGGCGTCCGGGCGCGACGCGGGAAGACATCGAAGCGGCGGCGAAGAAGGCGTTCGCCCACGAGTTCATCGTCCTCAAGCCTGGCAAGTACGACGAGCAGGTCGGCGAATCCGGCTCACAGCTCTCGGGCGGCCAAAAGCAGCGGCTCGCGCTCGCCCGCGCGATCCTCCGCGACCCGCGGATTCTGATTCTGGACGAGTTCACGAGCCAGATCGACGCCGAGAGCGAGATCAAAATTCATCAAGCCCTGAAAGAATTCGTTCACGGCCGAACGACATTCCTCATTACCCACCGGCTCAGCACGCTCGAACTGGCTGACCGGATCGTAGTCATGGACCGCGGCAGCGTGATCGCCGTGGGCACGCACGATGAATTGCTCGAGACCTGCCCCACGTACTTCCGGCTGCACGAGAGCCAGATCAACGGCCAGTGGCCGGAAGATTCCCCGCTTCATGCGCGCATTCCGAAACCGGAAGCGACATCCCGTCTCGCCCTCCCGCCGGTGCCGGTTCGCCCGCCGGTTACGCCTCCCGCACCGAACCCGCCGCCGGGGCCGGACGGGTCTGGCGGCTCCGGCGGGACGACCAACGGCAAGCCTCGGGATGACTCCGCGCTGCCGCCGCGGGCGCCGACCTCGAAGCCGGATACGCCCCGTCTCGCCATCCCGTCCGCGCCGGTTACGCCTTCCGCACCGAACTCGCCGCCGGGGCCGGACGGCTCCGGCGGTATGACCAACGGCAA
The DNA window shown above is from Fimbriiglobus ruber and carries:
- a CDS encoding lipid-binding SYLF domain-containing protein, with amino-acid sequence MTRYMLAALAITGYWVSAARALPPSPQQTLREATETLEELATIPNKGIPTALLSEAHGVAIIPRVIKAGFVFGGCGGHGLVLAKDKAGNWGEPVFINIGGASVGLQAGVESTDVVLVFRSRKSLDRLFEGKGKITLGVDAAVAAGPVGRTAAAATDAKLQAEIMSYSRSRGLFAGVSLDGAAIHADANSNAQYRRDVSPMDRKLADGLRAKLVELSGPPPVVEIRPGQPAPPVIYPPVSPLPPRVPPVPMPPMPVPPGVPPTVPVPPGVPPTVPTQP
- a CDS encoding bestrophin family protein, with amino-acid sequence MRVTLPTEFWTDVFPLDRPALMYLWRVFRQAAVFAIAAALIYLLDWAIVTDLSIAVAPYEVSGAALSLLLVLRTNAGYDRWWEARKLWGGIVNQSRNLVVIALAYGPPDAAWRANFVRKVAAFAPAAREVLCQPPGATGGSGHPALNVMTAVARMLREAVDAGGMSPFAFQRAERERAALVDHLGGCERILKTPLPRAYAVSIHQFIALFLLALPFALITRVGWLTPLVTLFVAYPILALDQIGRELQSPFSVYNLTHLPLDTYCQTIETNLLDLLDADQKAAKEQTKEET
- a CDS encoding carbonic anhydrase, with translation MSNFLHGGATRLIEGVGKFRRGVFGTKKSLFHRLKDGQSPLAVFITCSDSRINPNLLTQTEPGELFILRNAGNLVPPHSAGPSGEGATVEYAVTNLKIHDVVVCGHSHCGAMQGLLSPEALEKMPTVREWLRNAAAVVTAVEAKGPGLTPAQKLELAVQQNTLVQIEHLKTHPAVAEAMAAGRLRLHAWVYHFETGEVDAHDAGLQRFVPLAEATRPHWTPADKPAGPLGSMI
- a CDS encoding transporter substrate-binding protein, producing the protein MSSLPGEPISEDPRLEALLARWEEGRRAGHAPDVEDLCRDCPELIAEVRRRLLASVPDADTRPWAQAGKDPVHVPGLSPPQGPDELGRLGGFRIVREIGRGGMGVVYEAEDIALKRRVAVKVILPELVNEQFRTRFLREAQLAASLKSDHVVTIYQVGEHNGLPYLVMEYLEGESLEDRLQRSVSLRPDEAFRIALGAAEGLRDAHARGLIHRDVKPANIWLDADGPGQPFRRVKLLDFGLAKTLTPGPALTGDEAAIGTAGYMAPEQIYGGPLDGRTDLYALGCVLFRSLWGRFPYHEPDTMKLLDAVVYTDVPDLDEATARLPGPAAALVRRLLSRNPDERPASAAEVVERLREIVPGGGDGPPKARADRWPLIGAAVLVVLLAAAIAFSAIHRANPDDENPDGRPFTGDPIKVGVLHSLSGTFSESGRSMVEAVTLAADEINDAGGILGRKVVPLIVDGHSDELRAGELAEELITIDQVAVVFGCWNSPSRKRVADVCEKKGNLLVFSSTYEGLEQKPAVVYVCGAPNQQLEPATRWAYAYLHKRKFFLVGSNYVYSHAAHQILSDDLKKLGATVVGEAYVPPEGTDFGAIVKQIQDTGADVVMNTVDGTSNIAYFQAMWTAGVKPDRVPTFWIAADESEMRVLRLQELVGDYVVAPYFESIDTLVNRAFVKRHREKYPARRVGDAAEATYAAVYLWKQAVEAAGVPDPPRVREAFKGQEYEAPEGKIRIDPETMHAWRTARIACVKTGPAFEIVYTSPGPVSPEPFPSSRPRAAWETYLDTLYKGWGNRWEGSRR
- a CDS encoding DUF2171 domain-containing protein; its protein translation is MADIKGKVEDVGQKISDAAKAAGHKIADGAEQAADWVGEKTGLGSNKEACGTAKSITDIREHMDVMGSCGNKLGTVDHVQGSSIKLTKSSSADGHHHLIPMSWVSRVDTHVHLNKNCGEAKKEWQPA
- a CDS encoding ABC transporter transmembrane domain-containing protein, which gives rise to MNNRNFFRALRYSAPYRNQLIVSAVAALCVAGLWSLNLSAIYPVLRIFSDNKNLQEWVDERIAESRKKAEDPERLKQIEENRRFLTFLGQSSPERHRDQALQDRARELARMEGELEQLNTQIYRYQLLKSLVIEHLPTNRFETFLWIMAALIIGVAIKGVFEFWQDYLVGAVVSRSLFDMRNRFYRAAVHQDTRQIQEVGTPELMSRVTNDMEQIGTGMKILYGKMVVEPLKAAGFMIFACMISWKLTLVFVVLVPPALIALTRVSRLMKKAARRVLERMSEMYKVLRETFDGIKVVKAFTMEPAERRRFRRVTHDYYRRSMRVIILDAITGPIVELFGVAGVGLALVAGAYLVLEVKTEITIFGFAIEMTDQQMDFQTLLTLYAFLAAIADPVRRLSSVYSKIQSGSAAADRVFALYDKIPKITPNADGPVVPQHAETIEFRNVCFSYVPGHEPGTLNNIDLFVRAGETIAIVGPNGCGKSTLLGLLARFYDPDYGSVYVDGVNLRAANLRSLRKQIGLVTQDTVMFNDTIANNIAYGRPGATREDIEAAAKKAFAHEFIVLKPGKYDEQVGESGSQLSGGQKQRLALARAILRDPRILILDEFTSQIDAESEIKIHQALKEFVHGRTTFLITHRLSTLELADRIVVMDRGSVIAVGTHDELLETCPTYFRLHESQINGQWPEDSPLHARIPKPEATSRLALPPVPVRPPVTPPAPNPPPGPDGSGGSGGTTNGKPRDDSALPPRAPTSKPDTPRLAIPSAPVTPSAPNSPPGPDGSGGMTNGKPRAA
- a CDS encoding UxaA family hydrolase encodes the protein MPAAPLSQYAVQLRPTDNIAVAAKPIPAGTEITFEGATLKVPGAVKMGHKFAVHPIKEGDPVLKFGQIIGFAGRKIVVGEHVHVQNVKAEKFERDYAFGVDRPAPLPPPAEWLSFMAYDRGADRPDHQRYGTRNYVAIISTVNCSASTSKYIAERVRASNILAQFPNVDGVVPIVHRGGCAMQYEGPDHKQLERVLAGFAKHPNIGAYILVGLGCEIVQATHLVEHEGLIQIGGTKNAPIILTIQESGGIGKTVEAGVKAVQDLLPRVNNARRVQVPAKHIILGTNCGGSDGNSGVTANPALGVASDLIVQQGGTTILGETTEIYGAEHILTRRAVSKEVGEKLVERIKWWEWYTGVFGAEINNNPSPGNKEGGLTTIYEKSLGAIAKAGSTAMVDVVQYAEPVRAKGFVVMDTPGYDPVSMTGIVAGGANVGVFTTGRGSVYGCKPVPSIKVSTNTPLFVKMESDMDLDAGKILDGVTVEKVGRELFDLILDTASGKKTKSEIHGVGEEEFAPWSIGPTL